A DNA window from Plasmodium vinckei vinckei genome assembly, chromosome: PVVCY_10 contains the following coding sequences:
- a CDS encoding RNA methyltransferase, putative, whose product MSDNKNDVNELIHMEQKKKRKIEKEEIESKQDDQSENNDYNMSICDNLPEHSENNEYDKNICDNLPDQSEKKSANGQEKEGELENDDENEENSETDSSSGDEKKNKNINEEIKGFISKRIPNISRDLSVDVSVAIPATIINNKNDVIKSYLSSYLARIFTIFSISTIYIYDDGFELNRNDRNENRNSNPPKPTNERPTFSNIEKNENNKKYEYSYLCKYLHFNLQYLETPQYLRKHIFPITNFLKHSGLMSPVDAPHHLRSDEWLPFREGVVIKKNLNNIIVDVGLFSNVLVENINNINVGTRVTILFDSEAFNRFKNKNTKNLFIGKVIHPSMPKLYNIYWGYNIQILKNLTDVFDVKVDCIIGTSERGDPIQDIKTQIKSARSILIVFGNRDGVEDLFIREREIKKNKTYSGKKRAKALNKILKKFDYFINTCPNQTSRTIRTEEAISITLSLFQSILS is encoded by the exons ATGAGTGACAACAAAAATGATGTAAATGAGCTCATTCATATggagcaaaaaaaaaaaaggaaaatagaAAAGGAAGAAATTGAAAGCAAACAAGATGACCAGTCAGAAAATAATGACTATAATATGAGTATTTGTGATAATTTACCTGAACATTCAGAAAATAATGAGTATGACAAGAATATTTGTGATAATTTACCTGACCagtcagaaaaaaaaagtgcgAATGGTCAGGAAAAAGAGGGAGAGCTAGAAAATGACGATGAAAATGAGGAGAATAGCGAAACTGATAGTAGTAGTggagatgaaaaaaaaaataaaaatataaatgaagaaattAAGGGATTCATATCAAAAAGGATACCAAATATTAGTAGAGATTTAAGTGTGGATGTTTCAGTAGCAATACCAGCaacaattataaataataaaaatgatgttATAAAATCTTATTTATCAAGTTATTTAGCTAgaatatttacaattttttcaatatctacaatatatatatatgatgatGGATTTGAATTAAATCGTAATGACCGAAATGAAAATAGAAATAGCAATCCTCCAAAACCAACCAATGAGCGTCCTACCTTTTCAAAtatcgaaaaaaatgaaaacaataaaaaatatgaatattcatatttatgtaaatatttacattttaatttacaATATTTGGAAACACCACAATATTTAcgaaaacatatttttcctattacaaattttttgaaacatTCGGGACTTATGAGTCCGGTAGATGCACCTCATCATTTACGGAGTGATGAATGGCTTCCATTTAGGGAAGGGgttgttataaaaaaaaatttaaataatataattgttGATGTTGGTTTGTTTTCAAATGTTTTGgtagaaaatattaataatataaatgttgGGACTAGGgttactattttatttgattcaGAGGCTTTTAAtcgttttaaaaataaaaacacaaaaaatttatttataggaAAAGTTATACATCCATCAATgccaaaattatataatatatattgggGTTATAAcatacaaattttaaaaaatcttACTGATGTGTTTGATGTAAAAGTAGATTGTATTATTGGGACATCAGAGAGGGGGGATCCTATTCAGGATATTAAAACGCAAATTAAAAGTGCCAg GTCCATCTTGATAGTGTTTGGAAACCGAGATGGGGTGGAGGACTTGTTTATCAGAGAGcgggaaataaaaaaaaacaaaacataTAGTGGAAAAAAGCGAGCAAAAGctttaaacaaaatattaaaaaaatttgactACTTCATAAATACATGTCCAAATCAAACTTCAAGAACAATAAGAACAGAAGAAGCGATAAGTATAACATTGTCTCTGTTTCAAAGTATTCTTAGCTAA
- a CDS encoding leucine-rich repeat protein: MEQGNDDNLLKLIKCSNNVESKKNEEIETLEICMEKSINLNIFDQFKNIKELYLIKNNITDISPLFKCVNLEILFLQINQIESILGIKSLVKLEKLNLFNNKLTEKFINIEENENLTYIDLSDNEIENINFLSNTNNLVHINLANNKIKNLDPLKNNVYIEYLNVSGNRLEKFEDVQVLWHLSHLKELYLSSIYYRNNVLVNSILYKHYFFNNFPNLQILDHEIILDKNRKITMRDMEVLKSIMDFKINLIHEKYCKEKYHILFINNKNICYLNNALKPFHSYSNIEEFLQINNDKKESILKIKEEINFLLSAYTSRFNYIMRRLKEEKNLQIKYITTSMNSYFNIFFKNITTGHDEYKKIEDFIKLMFKPETLKNYFIDDIKIENIIKVKKLNHGQLDEMIENHLNSLIYEKKLLFLHPYNYCKINNFYEFDDEEKTSEDTEKKKFFEKNYVCSCYNINHILKTLIKLYLEEDRINDLVHLIYYKKKKEDYFVDLKNDINIKKKIMAYKKLDFLEFPIYIIETYLFPSKYKEISAYSSQEHKANEKKGDKENEDQNVKESKFKIYYTLPVHTNLKYIVNVSLINKNKEKISDKPDINKSNYVAKIEKEKSKKKNFLEYVKMRKTNANSIENNKETTDKPSINSIYFNDKIKEQFLQYALDFDSVNFFNITKYFIKLSKVICEIRKNLFLLFFKEGIKSINNIDNVVDNSENNIHMKEKVELISLDDLEIVKKKKKEESLASDFPLPSIGQDNDDNDNETNKKKVDTLFLNNLNLSKISLKLLCNKFKNLKELYLKNNNIHNLNHFFQYIEEYDMENLEILDLSFNCIFDITPIYNKFKKLIHFDMSYNYLYDYKQIMNFSVNHQKIQYLSIKCNSIYFNQNYYDHVHILFPSIKKFNDIELVNKPDLNLRQYCFLEADLENDIHYAGRYINKNYGNKTIQPRFLSETAINEDIITMPGHQKLYKGINLNNYKFYVKKIDLSSLYIKFELANLLNFSTFPKLEVLNLSNNGIENLSNLKLPEKLKVLNLKNNKIVCIDNFINGELCCIEKIILDNNEIKNIDKINMLKNLKILRCSYNKISNIPILNNLKLIEINIHNNLIKDITNLILIKNKKQLVLLNIYNNKINFSNRDLYLTHIFPNLLILNNNYVERKIDTRKFFKSVYTLDIFFEIYNIYPPYTSLKVLEIKNLKIKNILFNINNDNFKNLEILDISNNYINTIKNLGPLDNLKVLILNNNKHINEDSFICENKKNVLNSFKSLQELDIGFCIISKTCFFKNCENLQNLKTLNLEGNNINLLKYLNCLKNLEILNLANNKISKVCSNSFPSALKNLNISNNLIRNLSEFCEMGNLEILDLRVNRIDNIDEFKHLKNLNKLKELYLSGNRKIKENFITIKDILNQVKYFDIRIIKEQENIKHEIEEKMERNVTPKNEINKKTTLTTAAKNKSTKLLKKVPIKNTQLKGVVKNKNNFDTVEKKDDFVVIGKKITSKGNY, encoded by the exons ATGGAACAGGGGAATGATGATAA CttgttaaaattaataaaatgctCTAACAATGTTGagtcaaaaaaaaatgaagaaattgAAACGTTGGAAATATGTATGGAAAAATCAATTAAccttaatatatttgatcagtttaaaaatataaaagaattatatttaataaaaaataatattactgATATAAGTCCCCTTTTCAAATGTGTAAATTTggaaattttgtttttacaaattaatCAAATTGAAAGTATACtag GAATAAAAAGCTTGGTGAAGCTTGAAAAGTTAAACTTGttcaataataaattaactgaaaaatttataaatattgaagaaaatgaaaatttgaCATATATAGATTTAAGTGATAATGagatagaaaatataaattttttatctaatacaaataacttggtgcatataaatttagccaacaataaaataaaaaatttagacccgttgaaaaataatgtatatatagaatatttaaatgttaGTGGGAACag ACTTGAAAAATTTGAAGACGTACAAGTCCTTTGGCATTTAAGCCATTTGAAAGAATTATACTTAAGTTCAATATACTaca GGAATAATGTCTTGGTGAATAGCATATTGTataaacattatttttttaataattttccaaatttacaa ATATTAGATcatgaaataattttggacaaaaatcgaaaaataACGATGCGTGATATGGAAGTTTTAAAAAGCATTATggattttaaaataaatttaattcatGAGAAATAttgtaaagaaaaatatcacatattatttataaataacaaaaatatatgttacCTAAATAATGCATTAAAGCCATTTCATTCTTATTCCAATATAGAAGAATTTCTccaaataaat AATGATAAAAAGGAATCCATACTAAAAATCAAAGaggaaataaattttttattaagcGCATATACTTCCAG ATTTAATTACATAATGCGCCGATTAAAAGAGGagaaaaatttacaaataaaatacatcaCGACATCAATGAACTCTTActtcaacatttttttcaaaaatataaccaCAGGGCATGACGA atataaaaaaatcgaaGATTTTATCAAATTAATGTTCAAACCAGAAAcattgaaaaattattttatagacgatataaaaattgaaaatataataaaagtaaaaaaactAAACCATGGTCAACTGGATGAAATGAT AGAAAACCACCTAAATAGTTTAATTTACGAGAAAAaacttctttttttacatcCATACAATTa TTGCAAGATAAACAACTTTTATGAGTTTGATGACGAGGAAAAAACAAGTGAAGACacagagaaaaaaaagttttttgaaaaaaattatgtttgCTCATGCTACAATATAAAtcacattttaaaaacacTTATTAA ACTTTATTTGGAAGAGGATCGCATAAATGATTTGGtccatttaatttattataagaaaaaaaaagaagattattttgtagatttgaaaaatgatataaacataaaaaaaaaaattatggcatataaaaaattagacTTTTTAGAGTTccctatatatattattgaaaCCTATTTATTCCCAAGTAAATACAAAGAAATATCTGCTTACAGTTCCCAAGAACATAAagcaaatgaaaaaaaaggagacaaagaaaatgaagatcaaaatgttaaagagtctaaatttaaaatttattacacCTTACCAGTTcatacaaatttaaaatatatagtaaaTGTTAGtttgataaataaaaataaagaaaaaattagtGACAAGccagatataaataaatcaaattatGTTGCTAAAatagaaaaggaaaaaagtaagaaaaaaaatttcttGGAATATGTAAAGATGAGAAAAACGAATGCCAATtcaattgaaaataataaagaaacaaCCGACAAACCTTCTATAAATTCCATCTATTTTAACGACAAAATTAAGGaacaatttttacaatatgCTTTAGATTTTGATTCAGtaaacttttttaatattacaaaatattttattaagttAAGTAAAGTTATATGTGAAATACGAAAAaatctttttttacttttctTCAAAGAAGGTATAAAATcgattaataatattgacAATGTTGTTGATAATAgcgaaaataatattcatatgAAGGAAAAGGTTGAGCTTATATCCTTAGATGATCTTGAaattgtgaaaaaaaaaaaaaaagaggaaTCGCTAGCTAGCGATTTTCCTTTGCCATCAATCGGTCAGGACAATGATGATAACGATAATGagacaaataaaaaaaaggtagatactttatttttaaacaatttgAACTTAAGTAAAATAAGCCTAAAACTGTTGTGTaataaattcaaaaatttaaaagaattatatttaaaaaataataatatacacaatttaaatcatttttttcaatatatagAAGAGTATGACATGGAAAATTTAGAAATTTTagatttatcatttaattgtatttttgatattacacctatatataacaaatttaaaaaattaattcattttgatatgtcatataattatctttacgattataaacaaataatgaattttaGTGTAAATCaccaaaaaatacaatatttaTCAATTAAGTGcaattctatatattttaatcaaaattattatgaccatgttcatattctttttccatctataaaaaaatttaatgataTAGAATTAGTAAACAAACCAGATTTAAACCTAAGACAATATTGCTTTTTAGAAGCAGATTTGGAGAATGATATCCATTACGCAGGTCGCTATATAAACAAGA aTTATGGCAATAAAACTATACAACCCAGATTTCTAAGTGAGACAGCTATAAATGAAGACATAATAACAATGCCAGGTCATCAAAAGTTGTACAAAGGaataaatttgaataactataaattttatgtgAAGAAAATAGATCTATCAAGcttgtatataaaattcgAGCTAGCCAATTTGCTAAACTTTTCAACTTTTCCAAAATTGGAAGTTTTAAACTTATCAAATAATGGGATTGAAAACTTAAGTAACTTAAAATTGCccgaaaaattaaaagtgttaaatttaaaaaataataaaattgtgtgtattgataattttataaatggaGAGTTATGTTgcatagaaaaaataatattagataataatgaaataaagaatattgataaaataaatatgttaaaaaatttgaaaatattaaggtgctcatataataaaataagtaatatcccaatattaaataatttaaaattaatagaaataaatatacacaataatttaataaaagataTCACTaacttaattttaataaaaaataaaaaacagcttgttttattaaatatttataataataaaataaatttctCTAACCgtgatttatatttaaccCATATATTCCCTAATctgttaatattaaataataattatgtagAACGAAAAATAGACAcaagaaaattttttaaaagtgtATATACtcttgatatattttttgaaatatataatatttatccCCCTTATACATCATTAAAAGTTttagaaattaaaaatcttaaaattaaaaatatattatttaacataaacaatgataattttaaaaatctTGAGATCTTAGACATTTCCAATAATTACATAAAcacaattaaaaatttggGCCCTCTGGACAATCTCAAg GTCCTAATTTTAAACAACAACAAGCATATAAACGAAGACTCCTTTATTTGTGAAAATAAGAAGAATGTGTtaaattcttttaaatctttacaa GAACTTGATATAGGGTTTTGTATAATATCTAAGACttgttttttcaaaaattgtgaaaatttacaaaatttaaagaCCTTAAATTTAGAGgggaataatataaatttattaaaatatttaaattgtttgAAAAATCTTGAGATTTTAAATTTggcaaataataaaatatccaAAGTATGCTCAAACTCATTTCCCTCGGccttaaaaaatttgaacaTATCTAATAACCTCATaag aaATTTGAGTGAATTTTGTGAAATGGGAAATCTCGAAATTTTAGACCTTCGTGTGAATAGAATAGACAATATTGATGAATTTAaacatttgaaaaatttaaataaattaaaagaattatatttaagtgggaatagaaaaataaaagaaaattttatcaCTATTAAGGATATATTAAATcaagtaaaatattttgatatacGGATTATCAAAGAacaagaaaatattaaacatgaaatagaagaaaaaatggaaagaaATGTAACACCAAAAAATGAGATTAACAAGAAAACCACTTTAACAACGGctgcaaaaaataaaagcacaaaacttttaaaaaaagttcctataaaaaat acaCAATTAAAAGGagttgtaaaaaataagaacaATTTTGATACG gttgaaaaaaaagacgaTTTTGTTGTAATAGGGAAAAAGATTACAAGCAAAGGAAATTACTAG